The DNA region ACTGGATCGGCCACGAGAACTTCGAGCTGATAAACCACGATGTGGTAGAGCCTCTGTACATTGAGGGTGAGAAATGGGGAAGGGGGTGCACCAGTGTACTATTCATGTTGCCAAAGAGCCTGTTGTGGTTCTGTCCCAATAATCCTCATGAGCGATGTTCGTTTATGAAGTCACTGGATGTAGGGTGAGTGTAAGGAAGCAGGAACGCATGGAGGTCAGGTGGGACAGTCTTGTCCACATTATATGTACAGTCTCTCCCCAGATTACGATGGGGTCACGTTCCAATAAGCCAATTTTAAGTTGGAAATATCGTAAAgcgaaaatgcagtttaatacaGTACccctaacctaacaaacatcatagcctagcctatagtctaccttaaacatgcttagaataTTTACATTAGTCTGCAGTTgggcaaaatttaaaatgttgaatatctcgttatttttttttagcaatGTACTGAAACTGAAAAACATTTAACTTAAAGTCAAAATATCATGTGGAGTGTCTGTATTAGTAGCACAGACCAGATTTCTGCAGGGAGTTGAGGATGGAAATGGTGGGACAGAGTGCGTGGTCCAAAGAGCACAGTGCAGCAAGCCTCTGTTCACGGTTTGTGAGTATATATGCAGAGTTCAGTTGCAttgtaccttttttttttttttgtcgcaGTTGACCAGATCTACCACCTGGCTTCCCCAGCCTCTCCCCCAAACTACATGTACAACCCCATCAAGACCCTGAAGACGAACACGATAGGCACACTGAACATGCTGGGTAAGTCACAGCGCTGGCCTGCAGACGCAAACTGCTTTCCCTTGTAGCTTGCGCTAGCTCACTGCCGTATGAGGGGGGAAATGGTTGCAGAATTGCCATGGCAACGTTCTGTACTCATCTTGGCTGAGGCGAGGCAGCTATCATAATGCAGTTGAGTTCAACTGACCCATAGAGGGGGGATGTCAGAGGTTGGCTGAGATTCATGTGAGGTTCTTCAGGGACTGAAACTCTGGCATGAGGTGGAGCTGCTGACAGTGGGAATGCTGATCGCGCCAGTGTGACAAGCGCTTTACCATTTGGGATCACTTTTCAGCAATCTGGCCTTGTGAAATGGCTGTTGgcccctgtgcattctgggtaacGGGGCTTTGAATTTAGTTAGTAAGGAACGTGTCAGTGGTGTGGATATACTGATTTTAACTTGGTCTCATTTTTGTTCATCTGCCTGTGTGTTTGACTGACTTCCCAGGATTTATGTTCGGTTTACCTTCATGTTGGGTTTAGTAGGTCAAGTTCCTCTCTGGTTCTAAGGTTTTGGTTAGAGGCACATTTGTCTCCCCAGGATTGGCGAAGCGTGTTGGTGCTCGGCTCCTCTTGGCATCTACGTCGGAGGTGTATGGAGGTAAGGTCTGTCCCCAGTCACTGGAGTGCATTCTGGAAAGTTTGGGGAAGGATATAGCTGTAGATGGGAGAACGTAATGGGGAAATAAGGTATTAAATTTGGCTGTGTTTGAAAAATAGGAGTTAATGAGTGTCTTTGTTTTTTGTGAATGGTGAGGAACCTGAAAACATAAGTAAGAAGATGTGCTCAGCCCTGTTCTCCTCCCCCCCCAGACCCAGAGGTCCACCCCCAGAGTGAAGACTACTGGGGCCACGTAAACCCCATTGGCCCCCGTGCCTGTTATGATGAGGGCAAACGAGTGGCAGAGACCATGTGCTATGCCTACATGAAACAGGTAAGCTTCTTATCTGCAAGCTGTAATGCAGACAGTCGATGAACACTGGTGGCACTGGAGGTCTGCCGGTCCGTATGCTGTACAGCCTCGAACGGACAAGAATGGGAGTTTGGTGGTTTTCAGTTCCTCAGCCCCAATGTGATCAATCTTGGTGTCGAATATCCTGGTAGGTTGACTCTGGAGAACTTGGACACATTTAAGATGGTTAGCTCTGTCCTAACTGTAGGTGTTGTGGCATCAACAAATGTTATCTTTGTGAAAGGTGTCAATGTTAAAATTTAGCTTTACCCAAAACCCAGTAGTATGCAAAAATAAGTATCACAAAAACATGCTACAGACCAGGACAAATGGCTGGAGTTGAAGAGAGAAGTGTTTCTCTGACCAGTCCTCGGAACCCTCAgagggtccatgtttttgctccctattagctctctgctagatattccacatttttgctacctgCTGGGaattgggaggaagcaaaaatgtggactgtctgcaggttcCGGAGGGCCGGGTTGGGAAGTACTAGCTTAGAGAGATACAAATGAACGTGTGCCGCTGGAGGTGTGACAGGGTCCAAACAGTTTCTGATTACGGAAATGATGCTATGGGAATAACCTTGATGTGTTTCACATAAGGACTCGTCTATAAAATCAACAGACTTGCATGAGGGAGTACAAAAAATttcagtaaattttattttcaataaaaacgtGTTTTAATAACGATTGCATAGACACTTCAACAAATGGTATTGAACTTTCCATTTTTAATCTGTATGAAATCAAGTTGCAATAGCGACACTGAGCCGCACCTTGAATAAAACAGAGGAACCAACAGAATCAAGCCAGCTGTTGATGGTTAACATTGTCAGGTCTGGTATTTTCACACCAGTGAGGGCTGAGTGTGTATAGTGTGAAATATGCAGAACTAAATTCACGTTGCGCAACAGTATGACGTGCATGATAGAGCATTTGAAACAAACATTTTGGTGCAGTGGAGTTTTTCTGGAAGTTAATAGTTCcaatcaaaagtctggacacacctacccatagaaaagcttatttgtactatcctctacattttagaataaataTAAAGTCATAGAAACTATAAAGTAACATACACTGATCAAACAAAATAGATAAAGTTGTGTGCTGGGTTTCCGCTCAGTGGATTGGGACTCGCAGTCGCCGGTTCCGATCCCTGGGTCAGCAAAGTGATCctgccattgggcccttgagtacgTTGCCTTGCTAGTTCCAGACACATGTTGCTTATAATTCTGAGCACAAAAAACATTAactaatttaaaatgttttatcttgAAATGCAGCTTTTTCGGCAGTACGGAAATGACCACTAGGCACCAATGTTCCTCCTTATTGATAAGACAGATGTTTTCATTCTATACTGTCATTATATTCTGAAATATAATCATGAAAATTTCCTAAAATGATGCAGCAGACTTTGGCACTACTTTCATAGCAGTCGTGGTGTGAGCTCAGTCCTGCCAGTAGAGTCCGAGTGTTCGATGGTGCAGTATGAGAAAGCAACAATGTCTGGGTGCATGTCTGAGTCCTTAGCAGTAATCGTCTGTTAGTGAGCGATTAATTGTGACATGCGCACCCTCAGGAAAATCGGCTGTGGCCACCGAGGTGGTGATCATATGCTAATTTGATGTGGTTAGTGGAAGTGTCAGATGCCATGAAGGTAATTGAAGTCGTGGTAATTACTTGAGGGAGCTACTGCATGTGTAGCTGATTATCAGCGAGGGCTTGCGGAGCCTCCTTTTCTGGTCAACAGAGTAGATGAGGATGAATGTGCAGGTAGCGAAGGTGGTGATGTGAGGAGATACTGGTGGTACATGTGAGGTCAGAGTAACAAAGGTACAAATAGTGTGTATGAGCTTTGCATTCTGTCACGTAAGGTGAGCCAGATGACAGAGTGACAGGGTACAGACTCCCTCGAAGGCCCATGGACATTAATGATGTCATTTCCCTTCACCGCAGGAAGGAGTGGAGGTGAGAGTGGCCAGAATCTTCAACACTTTCGGCTCCCGGATGCACATGAATGACGGCCGGGTGGTGAGCAACTTCATCCTGCAGTCCCTGCAGGGGGAGCCCTTGACGGTGAGAGGGTGGGATGTCAGGGGATTGTACCCTGCCACCGCTGGGCCGTAAGAGCCGAACAGAACCCTGTTAGTGGTGTATCTGGGTTGTGGCCGAATGGattgaaaggggaaaaaaaattatactaGAGATGCACCGAGTATCGGCCTTCTGTCAGTGTCAGCTGATACAGTAACAATCGGCCATCGTCCCTTGGTTTAAAAACGAGCTGATATTTACCGCTGATAATTCCCATTGAATTGGTACCTATATTGCTTTGCACACCCACGTATTTGCAATCTAATAAACATTTCAACACAATGGTGAATAACACTAGTCTGTCAGTTGCAATTGTTTcataacaaaagaaaattcGGTGCAGACAGTggaaaatcaaaatatattaCTCGGAAAATTCCGGAGTTTATTACACTTGATGATCAGCCCTTCTGTCTAATGTTACAAATATGAAATAAGTATATTTTATAAAGTAGTGCTCTGGGACTGTTGTATGCCAGAGTTACCAAAAAATACATACTTTTTAAAAGATATTTTTGgaatgtgatttattttttattttggtaGAATGGCCCTTTAGTGACCCTTTTAAACTTAAGCAGAACCTCTCAAACAATGTGTATTGGTGTCAGTTTTTGAAATAATCTGTATCGGCCAGAGATGTACTTATCGGTACATCaccaattaatactttatttaccATGTGCACGAGTACAGGGATTTAGGAATTCATTTTTCTGGGGGTGAAGGGCAGAGATACGACTATTCACCCGAGTATGTGATTTGAACCAgccaccttctgatcacagaagatcagaggcctaacccactgagccactcactgCTCCACCAATAGAAGTGAGGTAGTCTTACTCCAGACCACATGCCATGTGGAGGTCAGTGAGCTGGTACATGGTGATGGGACCTTGTCGGTAATTCATGCAGCTGACTGGACTTCCTCCTTCCTGGCTTCAGATAAAGGATCTAACCTGTaagcactgtcacacagaactCGAGTTTACCCTTTTTTTGCCGTGGTAGGGCTGTGTCTTATGAGGTAGTCTGGATTAAAGCCTGTGGTATTTGGTGGTTTTGCAGGTGTATGGGTCCGGCTCACAGACAAGAGCCTTCCAGTATGTAAGGTAAGTCATAAGGAAAGCAGGACTAATGCATACGTGAGCATCAGTATTGATTTCAGTGATTTGAGTGGTCAGAACAACAGGGGCAGAAAACAGTGAATTATGTAAAGGTATGAAAAATAGTTAGAAATGTTAGGAGAAAAGTTCCATCTGCATAATGCAAAGGCATCAATGAGGGCCCAATGAACAGACAGTCTCACCGTCTGAATACATGGTCTCCCATCTTGTCTCACATGCTACTGCAGCGATCTCGTCAACGGACTCGTCTCGCTCATGAATAGCAACGTCAGCAGCCCTGTCAACCTGGTGAGAATCGACACACTCTGGCGTCCATCAGTGATGCTACAAACACGAGCTTCATTCATTCTCACTCTCACACTCTCGCTCTAGGGGAATCCCGAAGAACACACCATCCTTGAGTTTGCCCAACTCATCAAGAGCCTTGTCGGTGAGTGAGTCGGTACACGCGCGGCCCGCTTTCCCCGTTACCGTTTCCGCATTGCTCACGCTTCTCACACCGCCCCTCAGTCAGCCGTAGTCAGATCCAGTTCCTCCCTGAAGCCCAGGACGACCCACAGCGAAGACGACCCGACATCCGCAAGGCCAAGCGCCTTTTGGGCTGGGAGCCCGTGGTGTGTATGGTTATCCTCCTACCCGTGCTTGTACCTCACACCCCTGACTGGTGAGTCTGCAGCGCTCCTTCACACTGCTTGTCACCCCCAGGTTCCCCTAGAAGAGGGCTTGAACAAGACCATACAGTACTTCAGCAGGGAACTCGAGCACCAGGCGAACAACCAGTACATCCCAAAGCCCAAACCAGCTCGCATGAAGAAGAGTCGTACTCGTCACGCCTGAGCCTCATCCTGGACTCTCTGCTCTCTGTGCCAGGAAGGAATGCTCACCTTGCACTTTTTCCCCCTTCACTCCTCCCAGTAACTTAAAATGAGATGTGACAGACTCCTgctttacgttttttttttttttttttttttttgctgggtgAGATGTCttgcctcccagctcccttccGTTATGTTTCTGGCCTGTTTTTTGGACAGAATGCTCCTATCAGTGGATGAATCGGAACTCCTTTCTGCAATTGGTCAATCAATGGGGACACCCACTTTTCAACAAACTTCCATCTACGGCCATCTAGTTTGTTTCTTGTTCTGCTTTCCAGTGGACTACTGTGGAAGGCTTTTAAACTTTCTGCTCTCTAGAGACACTTACCTCCTTTTGAAGGCAATTGTGTTtgtttgaataaaaatattgatGCCAGTTTGAATCCTTGTGCTAAGTTGCTTCGAGGTCGTCAAATAACAGGAGGCCTGGTGCAGCTATGACTTTATTTACTACGTGATGCACTACAGTTATTCTGAAACTCGTCACTACTGGCAGAAATGGACACAGAAACCTGGTATCCAGTCATACCTTCTACAAAAGCATGTATAGGGACTAGGATTTGCATGCGGGAAGCACTAATCAGTTGCTCTGGTGACTTAATAGTAAT from Brienomyrus brachyistius isolate T26 chromosome 1, BBRACH_0.4, whole genome shotgun sequence includes:
- the uxs1 gene encoding UDP-glucuronic acid decarboxylase 1, coding for MMKRIFWVVTGLNRRMMKLLIALALIAYVASVWGTYTNMRSIQEHGEIKFERKIDEAVAPLREKIKDLELSLSQKYPPVKFLSEKDRKRILITGGAGFVGSHLADKLMMDGHEVTVVDNFFTGRKRNVEHWIGHENFELINHDVVEPLYIEVDQIYHLASPASPPNYMYNPIKTLKTNTIGTLNMLGLAKRVGARLLLASTSEVYGDPEVHPQSEDYWGHVNPIGPRACYDEGKRVAETMCYAYMKQEGVEVRVARIFNTFGSRMHMNDGRVVSNFILQSLQGEPLTVYGSGSQTRAFQYVSDLVNGLVSLMNSNVSSPVNLGNPEEHTILEFAQLIKSLVVSRSQIQFLPEAQDDPQRRRPDIRKAKRLLGWEPVVPLEEGLNKTIQYFSRELEHQANNQYIPKPKPARMKKSRTRHA